From Senegalia massiliensis, the proteins below share one genomic window:
- a CDS encoding YbaN family protein: MKKIILIIIGSLSLMFGTIGIILPVLPTTPFLLLSLACFVKSSDRLYEFILNNKYLAPYVADYMSGKGIPKKAKKKAILLIWLTIGFSVIFVLDKLIFRIMLFTIASIVSIYIWTRKTAGADKNII, from the coding sequence ATGAAAAAAATAATTTTAATTATAATAGGAAGCTTAAGTTTAATGTTTGGAACAATAGGAATAATATTACCAGTTCTTCCTACGACTCCTTTTTTACTCTTATCTTTAGCTTGTTTTGTTAAAAGTAGTGATAGGTTGTATGAATTTATATTAAATAACAAATACTTAGCTCCATATGTAGCTGATTATATGAGTGGCAAAGGCATACCTAAAAAAGCTAAAAAAAAAGCAATACTTTTAATCTGGCTTACAATAGGATTTTCTGTGATATTTGTTTTGGATAAACTAATATTTAGGATTATGTTATTTACTATAGCAAGCATAGTAAGCATATATATTTGGACAAGAAAAACAGCTGGAGCAGATAAAAATATAATATAA
- the rbr gene encoding rubrerythrin — translation MSNLKGTKTEQNLLKAFAGESQARNRYTMFAKQAKKEGYEQISDFFLQTAENEYQHAKIFFGFLEGGDVEITATYPAGKVGTTAENLKAAADGEHEEFIAIYPEFAKIAEEEGFKKIAIAFKKIAEIEKDHEERYLKLYDNVKEELVFKKENQQSWYCRKCGHVHVGEKSPKMCPVCNHPEAYFEIKQSNY, via the coding sequence ATGTCAAATTTAAAAGGAACTAAAACAGAACAAAATTTACTAAAAGCATTTGCTGGAGAATCTCAAGCAAGAAATCGTTACACAATGTTTGCAAAACAAGCAAAAAAAGAAGGATATGAACAAATATCAGATTTCTTTTTACAAACAGCAGAAAATGAATATCAACATGCAAAAATATTCTTTGGTTTTTTAGAAGGTGGAGATGTTGAAATTACGGCTACATACCCAGCAGGTAAAGTAGGTACTACTGCTGAAAACTTAAAAGCTGCTGCAGATGGAGAACATGAAGAATTTATTGCTATATATCCTGAATTTGCAAAAATAGCTGAAGAAGAAGGATTTAAAAAAATAGCAATTGCATTTAAAAAAATAGCAGAAATAGAAAAAGATCATGAAGAACGTTATTTAAAACTTTATGATAATGTTAAAGAAGAATTAGTTTTCAAAAAAGAAAATCAGCAAAGTTGGTATTGTCGTAAATGTGGTCATGTACATGTAGGAGAAAAATCTCCAAAAATGTGTCCAGTTTGTAACCATCCAGAAGCATATTTTGAAATAAAACAATCAAATTATTAA
- a CDS encoding Fur family transcriptional regulator, with the protein MEISTSDYLKEHGIKPSLQRIKIYEYLSKNKNHPTVEKIYNDLIKEIPTLSKTTIYNTFSLFMKNDIVTMITIEENETRYDADIKFHGHFKCTDCGGVYDFEVEDIKLKDGTLKGFQIDEKHLYFKGKCKNCL; encoded by the coding sequence ATGGAGATTAGTACAAGTGATTATTTAAAAGAACACGGTATAAAACCTTCACTACAACGCATAAAAATATATGAATATTTATCAAAAAATAAAAATCATCCAACTGTAGAAAAAATATATAATGATTTAATAAAAGAAATACCTACATTATCTAAAACAACAATATACAACACATTTAGTTTATTTATGAAAAATGACATTGTTACAATGATTACAATAGAAGAGAATGAAACAAGATATGATGCAGATATTAAATTCCATGGACATTTTAAATGTACTGATTGTGGAGGAGTATATGACTTTGAAGTAGAAGATATAAAATTAAAAGATGGGACTTTAAAAGGGTTTCAAATTGATGAAAAGCATTTATACTTTAAAGGTAAATGTAAAAATTGTCTTTAG
- the galE gene encoding UDP-glucose 4-epimerase GalE: MKVLVTGGAGYIGSHTVVELLNDGYEVVIVDNYSNSKPEVLKRIKELTNKDFDFYEVDLLDRENLEKVFQENEISSVIHFAGLKAVGESVEIPLKYYHNNITGTLILCELMDKYDVKNIVFSSSATVYGMNNESPLTENLPLSTTNPYGSTKLMIEQILRDVYISDKDWSISLLRYFNPIGAHKSGRIGEDPTGIPNNLMPYITQVAVGKREKLSVFGNDYDTHDGTGVRDYIHVVDLAKGHIKALEKVLNTTGVDAYNLGTGKGYSVLDVVKNFEKATGVKIPYEIKERRAGDIATCFANPEKAKKELDWSSEKTLEDMCRDSWKWQSENPKGYEEK; this comes from the coding sequence ATGAAAGTACTAGTAACAGGAGGAGCAGGTTATATAGGAAGTCATACAGTTGTTGAGCTATTAAATGATGGTTATGAAGTAGTAATAGTAGACAATTACTCTAATAGCAAACCTGAAGTTTTAAAGAGAATTAAAGAACTTACAAATAAAGATTTTGATTTTTATGAAGTAGATTTATTAGATAGAGAAAATTTAGAAAAGGTATTTCAGGAAAATGAAATAAGTTCAGTAATTCATTTTGCAGGACTTAAAGCAGTAGGAGAATCAGTAGAAATACCATTAAAATATTATCACAATAATATAACAGGAACTCTTATTCTTTGTGAACTTATGGATAAATATGATGTGAAAAATATAGTGTTTAGTTCATCAGCTACAGTGTATGGTATGAATAATGAGTCCCCTTTAACAGAAAACTTACCACTTAGTACAACAAATCCATATGGTAGTACAAAACTTATGATAGAACAAATATTAAGAGATGTTTATATATCAGATAAAGACTGGAGTATATCACTTCTTAGATACTTTAATCCAATAGGAGCTCATAAATCTGGTAGAATAGGTGAAGATCCAACTGGAATACCAAATAATTTGATGCCTTATATTACTCAGGTTGCAGTAGGTAAAAGAGAAAAATTATCTGTTTTTGGTAATGATTATGATACTCATGATGGAACAGGAGTAAGAGATTATATACATGTAGTAGATTTAGCCAAAGGACATATAAAGGCACTTGAAAAAGTATTAAATACAACAGGAGTAGATGCATATAATCTAGGTACAGGAAAGGGATATAGTGTACTTGATGTAGTAAAGAATTTTGAAAAGGCTACAGGAGTAAAAATTCCTTATGAGATTAAAGAAAGAAGAGCAGGAGATATTGCAACTTGCTTTGCAAATCCAGAAAAGGCAAAAAAAGAATTAGATTGGTCTAGTGAAAAAACATTAGAAGATATGTGTAGGGATTCATGGAAATGGCAAAGTGAAAATCCTAAGGGATATGAAGAGAAGTAA